The following nucleotide sequence is from Marinobacter sp. MDS2.
TGGGTGTTGGTCATAAGCTACACTTTGCGGTTAATGGTTAGGAAAAGTCTACCACGCTGTTTTACCGCCGTTTGCTGCCGTAATGGGAGTTTGTGAACCAGGTAGCCTCCTGATGCCGCCCAACCTCGAATTGGCCTGATTTGACGGAAACTATGACCCAGAAAAAACTGATTGACCCGAAAGGGCGGATTGCCCCGGGACTGATGTCCGAACCTGTGGATGTCATAAATTACAAGGACTACGATTTGCGCACGGTGATGGACAAGCCGCGCTCCCGCCTGGCGCGGCAGTGGCGCTTTAATCAGTTTCAGTTTGTCAGTGCGATGGCGCCGGGCTGGGTATTCGGAATGGCCATCGTCGATTTGAAGTTGGTCGGATCCGGTTTTTTCTATCTGTTCGATTTTGAATCCGGTCAGATGTATGAGCAATCGTTCCTCCAGCCTTTCGCCCGGCATACCGAGATTGAACCTTATCCGGAGCGGGGCAGTGCCCGTTTCAGAAAGGGCGACGTGTCTTTGTCGATCAAGCCGACGGTAGGCGGCCGGAATGTGCGGGTGAGCGCACCGGGCAACATCGAGGTTGATCTGGAATTGACGGACGACAACGACCCTCATCGGTTGGTGTGCCCGGCGGGATATACCGGGTGGGTGTTTACACGGAAGTCCGCTGGCTTGCCGGTAGAGGGTGAGGTGCGATGGGGGCAGAACATCTGGCGAACGGATGAGCAAAGCCGGGGCTCTATCGACTGGAGCTGTGGTTTCATGCGCCGGGAAACCGCCTGGAATTGGGCCTGCCTGGCGGGCCAGACGAGTGAGGGCGTGGCTGTCGGTCTGAATCTGGCGGCGGGTGTGAACGAAACGGGTATGACAGAGAATGCGCTTTGGTTGAACGGCCAGCGTTTCGTGCTGGGAGCAGCACAATTCGAGTTTGACCGTTATCAACAGGATGCCAGTTGGCGTGTATCCACCGAAGACGGCAAAGTAGATTTATCGTTTGTGCCCTCTGGTGTGCGTAAAGAAAAGCTGAACGCCGGCATATTGGCGTCGAACTTTCGCCAGTTTGTCGGGACGTTCGAGGGCACAGTGGAAGATGCGTCGGGCAAAAAAATCCCCGTAGCGGGACTACGGGGATTGATGGAGGACCACTTCGCCCGCTGGTAAGGCGGGCGCAGGTGTTATTGCTCCGGCAGGGTGACGTTCAGTTCCAGGACCGAGCAGCTGTCGTTTCGGTCTACTTCGACCTGCACCATGTCATCACTGATTTGCACGTATTTACGAATAACCGCGAGCAGCTCTTGCTGCATCTGGGGCAGGTAGTCTGGCTGCCCCCGTTGGCCGCGTTCGTGGGCTACGATGATCTGCAAACGCTCTTTGGCCACGTTGGCCGAGTTTTTACTTTTACTGTTTCTGAAATAATCCAGGAAACTCATCCCTTAGCCCCCCTTGAACATCCGTGAGAAGAAACCTTTCTTCTGTGCGGTCATGAAGCGGTGTTCGCGCTCCTCGCCCAGAAGTCGTGCTACGGCATCGTCGTAGGCTTGCCCGGCATCACTGTCTTCTTCGAGAATGACCGGCAGGCCCTGGTTAGAGGCGTTCAAAACGATCTGGCTTTCCGGGATGACGCCGAGCAGCGGGATGGCCAGAATTTCTTCAACGTCTTGCACAGACAGCATTTCGCCGCGCTCGACGCGGTCAGGGTTGTACCGGGTCAGCAGCAGGTGCTCTTTGAGTGGGTCTTGACCCATTTCGGCTCGGCGGGACTTGCTCTGCATGATGCCCAGAATGCGGTCGGAGTCCCGTACCGAAGACACTTCCGGGTTGGTGACCACAACGGCTTCATCGGCGTAGTACAGCGCCATGAGTGCGCCGTGCTCGATACCGGCCGGGGAGTCGCAAATGATGTAATCGAAGGTTTCGGAAAGTTCGTTGATAACTTTTTCAACGCCTTCTTTCGTGAGCGCTTCTTTTTCCCGGGTTTGAGAAGCCGGAAGGATGTACAGCGTCTCGACCCGCTTGTCTTTAATCAGGGCCTGATTCAGTGTGGCTTCGCCCTGGATGACATTGACAAAATCGTACACAACCCGGCGTTCGCAGTTCATGATCAGGTCCAGGTTACGCAGACCTACGTCGAAGTCGATCACGACTGTTTTAAAGCCCCGTTTGGCAAGCCCGGTGCTGATTGAAGCGCTGGTGGTGGTTTTGCCAACGCCGCCTTTTCCTGAGGTAACGACAATGATTCTAGCCAAGATTCAATTCCTGTTTCGCGGTGGATTCGTCATGTCTTCAACGTTTGTTATTGCACTACTAGCCTTTCTCCAGTGGCGATACCACCAGCACGTCATCCTTGAGCTGGATTTGCACAGCGCTTTTCCAGCCATTATTTTGAAGATCTTCCGGAATTTTATAGTGTCCGGCAACAGACACAAGCTCTGCTTCTAAAGACTGGCAAAAAATTCGCGCAGACTCTGCCCCGTGAATGCCGGCCAGGGCCCGGCCCCGCAATGCCCCGTAAACGTGGATATTACCTGCCGCCAGAACTTCCGCACCGGCCTGGACCGGGGCAAGGATAATCAAATCACCTTCCGGAGCATGTATCTGCTGTCCGGAGCGGACGGTTTGGGTCACAATTTTCGTGGGGGCTGGCTCGGGTGCAAGCGTTGCTGCCGGGGCTTCAGCAACCGGTTCAGCTGCTGCAGGGACGGGCTCGGGTGCGGCTGCCTTTTCACGAACCGAACCGCCTGGCATCACAGCCAGCGAGGCGCCCTTGGCGAGCCGCCGCTGGTTCTCGTTGGCGGCGCGCACTCCAATCACCTGAATGTTGTGACGGCGACAGGTGCCGATGATCTTGAAGAAATCGATCTCGCCGTCCAGACCTTCGTACTTGTCGAGGCTGATCACCAGAGGGATGTCTTTGAAAAAGCCGGGAGCTTGGCTGATTTTGTCCCGCAGGTTCGCTTCGAATTCATGTTCGTCGAAGTAATAAAGTTCCAGCGCGGTCAGCGAAATGTTCGCGCTTTTAAGTTGGAAGCTCTGTTTTACTTCGGGGTTAGCAGTATCGCTCATGAATGCTCGTTTCCCTGGTGGGTTACTGGGTGGATTCGGCTCGGGCCCGCAGCGGTTGGCTGTCAAAACGAATGCCGGACCATCCGGTGCTGATGAATTGCCGGATATTACCATGGCTTGAGCCTGTCGGGTCGCCCAGAACCTGTTGGTAATGCTGCGCGAACAGGGCGAGCGTGTCGTTCTCGTTCAGATTGCAGTACTGGCCAAGAGCGAATACCCGGCAAGAACCGTTGTTCTCGCCCGCTTCGTTGCGGAGCGGGCCGTTATCAAAACCGCTGGGCTGGAACTCGAAGTGCTGGTCGATCAGAGCGAGGGTATCGTCGAAATCGGCGTGGCCGCCTTGGAGCGAGGCCAGATGAATGCGGACGGCTTCGGTGATGTTCATTATTTGTGATCCTGCTTGGGGCCGGTCTGGTATTTTTCTTTCCACTGCTCGTAGGGCATGCCGTAGATTTCTTCACGGGCTGCCGGGTCGGATAGCTCGAAGCCGCGTTCCTCGGCTTCGGCCCGATACCATTTCGACAGGCAATTGCGGCAGAAGCCGGCCAGATTCATCAGGTCGATGTTCTGGACATCGGTGTTTTGACGCAAGTGATCAACCAGCCGTCTGAAAGCGGCGGCTTCGATTTCAGTGCGCTCGGACTCGGGAATAGGATTGCTCATGGTGCCTCGTAGTAGCTTGCCGGAGTGGATTTGGGATTCCTGACATTCTCAGCATGTTACCGTAAGATACAAGGCTGTATAAACGTACAGATTTTTAACCTGAGCCCAGGAATATGCCCCAGCGCAAGATCATTCACGTAGATTGCGATTGTTTTTACGCCGCGGTTGAGATGCGGGACGATCCGACTTTGAGGGACGTCCCGTTGGCGGTTGGCGGTGATGGCGGTCGTGGCGTGGTGACCACCTGTAATTATAAAGCGCGGGCTTTTGGTGTGCGCTCGGCCATGCCCGGCAGTGAGGCTCGGCGCTTGTGCCCGGGCCTGGTGACGGTGCCGACGAATATGAGTAAGTATCGGGCGGTGTCCCAGCAGGTGATGGGCATATTGCGGGACATGACCGATCTGGTGGAGCCGCTGTCGTTGGATGAAGCTTTTCTGGATGTGTCTGAAATTACCGACCATAAAGGCAGTGCCACGCTGATGGCGAGGCACCTGCGAGAGCGTGTGCAGCGTGAGACGGGCATCACCATTTCCGCAGGCGTGGCGCCCAATAAGTTTCTTGCCAAAATTGCCAGTGATTGGCGCAAGCCCGATGGTTTGTTTGTGATCACACCGGATGAAGTGGCAGCCTTCGTTCACGGGTTGCCGGTCGAAAAGCTGTCCGGAGTTGGTCAGGTGACCGCTGGCAAGCTTCACGCTCTGGGGGTAACCACCTGTGGTGATATGCAAGCCCTCGGTGCCGAGGTCTTAATCGACAAGCTCGGTAAGCAAGGGTATCGCTTGTTTGAAATGGCCCATGGTCGGGATGAGCGGCCGGTGGTGGTATCCCGGGTTGCCAAGTCGGTCAGCGTGGAGCGCACCTTCTCGCAGGATCTGGCCGGTAAAGCGGCGTGTGAATCGGTGCTGCCGTCATTGGTGGCAGATCTGAATCTGCGCCTGGCCCGTAAGAGCCGCGACAAGCCCATTCATAAGTTGTTCGTCAAAATTCGTTACAGTGATTTTTCTACCCACACTCTGGAACGGGTGCGGGAGCAGATCACCGAACCCGAAGCAGCGGACTACCAGCCGTTGCTGGATGAGCTTGTCACGCGTGAAGATCGGCCGGTCCGCCTGATGGGGGTGGGCGTACGTTTTCGCAACGACGAAGCCCCGGTCACCCAGCTGCGGTTGTTTGATTGATCAGACGACCAGATCGACGAACAGTTGCACCGATGCCCACCCCATTAGCCCGCCAATCACTGCGCCTGCGGCCACATCGCTCGGGTAGTGCAAACCAAGAACCACTCTGGACGCGGCCACCGAAAGCGTAAACGGCAGTGTCGCCCAAGCCAGAGCCGGTAGCATGGCAAACAGCATCGCCTGAAAGCAGGCCGCGTGCATCGTGTGCCCGGAGGGAAAGCTGTAACGATCCAGTGGCGGCGTGGCACAGCTGATGGCCGGAAATGAAATGAAAGGTCGCTCCCGGATCAGCCAATGCTTCAGTGCCTTGTAGGTCAGGGTGCAGGTCAGGCCGGTCAGGGCCATTAAGATGGCCATGTGTTGGCCGTGAGCGGGCGCGATAAAGGGGATCGCAAGGATCAGAGCGTACCAAAGCCAGCCGTCACCCAGCCAGCTCACCAGGCGGAAGTAGCTTTTGATGGGCCGGAATCGTATGGCGCGGTTGATGGATTGGCACAGAGCGAACTCGAGTTGGTCCGCCCGCTCAAAGAACCGGGAAGCTTTGCTTGTTGTCGGCATGGCTTGAGACCTGTGTGTAAGAGTTAAACGCCAAGCGTTCGAATACATCTATTTGCTGGTTCCAGCTGAGATCGAGCGCATCGAGACGAGCCTTGCTGCGGACTCTCCGTAGTAGGGAGGGTTGATCGGCCAGCTTCAGAGCGTGCTGGACGAAATTGTCGTCGTTGTGCAACGGAGCCTTCATGCCGTTGTCGTTGTGGCGTATATGCTCCGATGCGGCTGCGTCGTTAAACGCGATAACACCCAGGCCGCTGGCCA
It contains:
- a CDS encoding DUF2804 domain-containing protein — encoded protein: MTQKKLIDPKGRIAPGLMSEPVDVINYKDYDLRTVMDKPRSRLARQWRFNQFQFVSAMAPGWVFGMAIVDLKLVGSGFFYLFDFESGQMYEQSFLQPFARHTEIEPYPERGSARFRKGDVSLSIKPTVGGRNVRVSAPGNIEVDLELTDDNDPHRLVCPAGYTGWVFTRKSAGLPVEGEVRWGQNIWRTDEQSRGSIDWSCGFMRRETAWNWACLAGQTSEGVAVGLNLAAGVNETGMTENALWLNGQRFVLGAAQFEFDRYQQDASWRVSTEDGKVDLSFVPSGVRKEKLNAGILASNFRQFVGTFEGTVEDASGKKIPVAGLRGLMEDHFARW
- the minE gene encoding cell division topological specificity factor MinE; the protein is MSFLDYFRNSKSKNSANVAKERLQIIVAHERGQRGQPDYLPQMQQELLAVIRKYVQISDDMVQVEVDRNDSCSVLELNVTLPEQ
- the minD gene encoding septum site-determining protein MinD, producing the protein MARIIVVTSGKGGVGKTTTSASISTGLAKRGFKTVVIDFDVGLRNLDLIMNCERRVVYDFVNVIQGEATLNQALIKDKRVETLYILPASQTREKEALTKEGVEKVINELSETFDYIICDSPAGIEHGALMALYYADEAVVVTNPEVSSVRDSDRILGIMQSKSRRAEMGQDPLKEHLLLTRYNPDRVERGEMLSVQDVEEILAIPLLGVIPESQIVLNASNQGLPVILEEDSDAGQAYDDAVARLLGEEREHRFMTAQKKGFFSRMFKGG
- the minC gene encoding septum site-determining protein MinC; translation: MSDTANPEVKQSFQLKSANISLTALELYYFDEHEFEANLRDKISQAPGFFKDIPLVISLDKYEGLDGEIDFFKIIGTCRRHNIQVIGVRAANENQRRLAKGASLAVMPGGSVREKAAAPEPVPAAAEPVAEAPAATLAPEPAPTKIVTQTVRSGQQIHAPEGDLIILAPVQAGAEVLAAGNIHVYGALRGRALAGIHGAESARIFCQSLEAELVSVAGHYKIPEDLQNNGWKSAVQIQLKDDVLVVSPLEKG
- a CDS encoding HopJ type III effector protein; the encoded protein is MNITEAVRIHLASLQGGHADFDDTLALIDQHFEFQPSGFDNGPLRNEAGENNGSCRVFALGQYCNLNENDTLALFAQHYQQVLGDPTGSSHGNIRQFISTGWSGIRFDSQPLRARAESTQ
- a CDS encoding DUF1244 domain-containing protein; this translates as MSNPIPESERTEIEAAAFRRLVDHLRQNTDVQNIDLMNLAGFCRNCLSKWYRAEAEERGFELSDPAAREEIYGMPYEQWKEKYQTGPKQDHK
- the dinB gene encoding DNA polymerase IV; the protein is MPQRKIIHVDCDCFYAAVEMRDDPTLRDVPLAVGGDGGRGVVTTCNYKARAFGVRSAMPGSEARRLCPGLVTVPTNMSKYRAVSQQVMGILRDMTDLVEPLSLDEAFLDVSEITDHKGSATLMARHLRERVQRETGITISAGVAPNKFLAKIASDWRKPDGLFVITPDEVAAFVHGLPVEKLSGVGQVTAGKLHALGVTTCGDMQALGAEVLIDKLGKQGYRLFEMAHGRDERPVVVSRVAKSVSVERTFSQDLAGKAACESVLPSLVADLNLRLARKSRDKPIHKLFVKIRYSDFSTHTLERVREQITEPEAADYQPLLDELVTREDRPVRLMGVGVRFRNDEAPVTQLRLFD
- a CDS encoding phosphatase PAP2 family protein, giving the protein MPTTSKASRFFERADQLEFALCQSINRAIRFRPIKSYFRLVSWLGDGWLWYALILAIPFIAPAHGQHMAILMALTGLTCTLTYKALKHWLIRERPFISFPAISCATPPLDRYSFPSGHTMHAACFQAMLFAMLPALAWATLPFTLSVAASRVVLGLHYPSDVAAGAVIGGLMGWASVQLFVDLVV